The following are from one region of the Paenalkalicoccus suaedae genome:
- the spoIIID gene encoding sporulation transcriptional regulator SpoIIID: MHDYIKERTIKIGRYIVATKKTVRTIAKEFGVSKSTVHKDLTERLPEVHPELYNEVKSILDYHKAIRHLRGGEATKVKYRNRNVQSKKRPLQPN; encoded by the coding sequence GTGCATGACTACATCAAAGAGCGAACGATCAAGATTGGAAGGTACATCGTAGCAACAAAAAAGACGGTCAGAACGATAGCAAAAGAGTTTGGGGTATCAAAAAGTACGGTGCATAAAGATTTAACAGAGCGGCTTCCTGAAGTACATCCGGAGCTGTATAACGAGGTGAAAAGTATTCTCGACTACCATAAAGCGATTCGACATCTTAGAGGGGGAGAAGCGACGAAAGTGAAGTACAGGAATCGGAACGTCCAGTCAAAAAAGCGCCCATTACAACCTAATTAG